Genomic DNA from Ctenopharyngodon idella isolate HZGC_01 chromosome 1, HZGC01, whole genome shotgun sequence:
AATGTATTTCAGACTTTTTGAATACCGTGTTGATCTTTGAACCGGCACTGGTTTGTTAGGCAGTAAGTTAAATTATTTTCAGGTCACATGTTTTTGTGGATTTTGCATTATTACAATCATTAAACAGTACAAGTCATAATGCTCCTTTTTTTGTTTCGGATACTTAAGCGAGATGGTTCCAGTGGAATCCAGAGGATCTAAGAACTCAAGTTACAACAAATACAAGGAAGTGTAAGtttaaaacatcatttttaagGGGATATATTAGTATTTCTACTTTATTCGGTTCTGCATAGatttattatagaaatgtatttattgcgATTAACACAAAAGCTACTATTACACTGTATAGTACAATACATTCTGTAAGGTATTTTGTAACGACGCAAAATACCGATATTTTGTTGTATCTATTAAAAAGTAGTTCATTACTAATaagaaaaattattaatatgagTAAACCCTATCACATAAACACTAATATATTAGTAGGCTATTAGTATGTTATCGTTTTTACAGTATATCGTAATTGACGTACAAATGTTTTCTAATATTAAGCAGTGAagctgttttgtttaaaaaaaaaaaaaagagagagagagagaaatagaacATTATACTATGCTACCTAAAAAGGTTTTCTTTTCCAGAATTTCAGGACAGTATCACTTTGAAATTGTTTGACTTTATACTCcctaaaaacatcaaaatgagtTCCAattcattctttttcttttcatttataaCGTTATTTAAACGATCTAAACAGTCACATTTAGACAAAAATGTAGCGAATGCTGAGAACAGTACAAGTAGCCTAATGATTCAGATGTTTCTTCCATCAGATTATGGCATCACCACAGATAAAGGAGCGCCCATCAGGTGTTGTGTTAAACACAATATCAAAAGCAGCATCTCCGGAATCAAAGTGCCCAATATGCCTGGATCACTTTAAAAACATATCATATCTTGATGTGTGCCTACATAAGTTTTGCTTCTGCTGCATTCATGAGTGGTCAAAGAATAAAGCAGAATGCCCCTTATGCAAGCAGCCATTTAATTCAATTTATCACACCATTAAATCTGAAGATAACTACAAGAGGTTTGACCTGCGGCCATCTGAAAATGGCTCATTTGGCAACATGGCAGGGCAAAGATTCAGGTATCGCACCACACTTACAGGCGACCGCAGACCAGCACCGAGGAGGACGTCTCCCCCTCCTGACCATGGTGTCATATTTGAGGGCCTGAGAGGATCTCTTCCACAGCGGCACAACAGAGATCTCCATAGCATGATAAGGAGGATGGCAGTTAGGCAAAGAAGAGAGAGTGAGGGCAGGTCGGTGCAAAGCCTTCATGAACAAGAAGTAGTTAAATTCAGACGAGCCTTGTACAGAAGAGGAGTGCGAGTCCAAAGCGTGCAGGATGGTGGCCGTATCAGGGAGACCTCTGCAGAGTTCTTTAAAAGAAATCCTGCTTGTCTCCACAGGCTTGTACCTTGGTTGAGACGAGAGTTGACTGTTCTGTATGGCACCCATGGTTCCCTTGTCAATATAGTGCAGCACATCATCATGACTCTGATTACTCGACATAACTTGGACGACCAGGCTGTTCTACATGAGCTTCGTCCCTTCTTGCTGTCCCACACAGAGCACTTCCTCCATGAGTTTCTTAGCTTTGCTCAATCCCCGTTCAACATGGAGGCATATGACCAGCGTGCTGTTTATGACTTGCCTCGGCCCTCCGGAGAGAGTAGCAGTTCAGAAACATCTGTGATTGCCATCTCTGAGGATGAGAGCGATTCTTTAGTGTCAGGAGCCCAGGATTATGCCACTCCTAGGGTGACCTTAAGCCAAACAGCATGGGATGATGAGACCCCAGGGCCATCCTACTCTTCAGAGACATCTCAGGTATTACCTTTCCATGTGAGGGACTCAGACTCTGATAGTAGTGTAGGGGAAGCAGTAGCGTCTGTTACTGCTGTACCACATCAGGACCGTCCAGCAAATACTGCCACTTTTGCAGTCGAAGAGGAGGATTCCCCTGGCAGTGATGAAGACTGTGTTATTATCGGCTATGTTAAGCCAGTGGCAGAAAGAACACCAGAACTGGTCCAGCTTTCTTCTGATTCCGAACATTCTGAGCAGAATGCAGAGCCGCAAAGCCCTCGAGCACCCCAACACATTCGTTTTACTTCAGAGTCTGATTTGTCACCCACTGTCACTCAGAGACCCTCGGTGAGGCCAACAAGGTGCTCTCGCTCACCTGATGACACCTCTACTCACCTTAGAAAAGAAGATAAATATGGTAAAAGGCATCATGAAAGGGAGTTGTCGGGATCTAGAGAAGGATCCTCACACAGCAACAGGACACACTCTTCCTCTTG
This window encodes:
- the toporsa gene encoding topoisomerase I binding, arginine/serine-rich a, with the translated sequence MASPQIKERPSGVVLNTISKAASPESKCPICLDHFKNISYLDVCLHKFCFCCIHEWSKNKAECPLCKQPFNSIYHTIKSEDNYKRFDLRPSENGSFGNMAGQRFRYRTTLTGDRRPAPRRTSPPPDHGVIFEGLRGSLPQRHNRDLHSMIRRMAVRQRRESEGRSVQSLHEQEVVKFRRALYRRGVRVQSVQDGGRIRETSAEFFKRNPACLHRLVPWLRRELTVLYGTHGSLVNIVQHIIMTLITRHNLDDQAVLHELRPFLLSHTEHFLHEFLSFAQSPFNMEAYDQRAVYDLPRPSGESSSSETSVIAISEDESDSLVSGAQDYATPRVTLSQTAWDDETPGPSYSSETSQVLPFHVRDSDSDSSVGEAVASVTAVPHQDRPANTATFAVEEEDSPGSDEDCVIIGYVKPVAERTPELVQLSSDSEHSEQNAEPQSPRAPQHIRFTSESDLSPTVTQRPSVRPTRCSRSPDDTSTHLRKEDKYGKRHHERELSGSREGSSHSNRTHSSSCSRKHPLSKESKHKWNQGKETSRHSSSYWHSYSHYSQQGSSRRCYTETSSSYTSYYKSVYDHSHSRSHRRRRSRDREDRSNSRSTSRMKSSSSSCQERRHSRSNSKTNSSHRRHRSHSESHSRIKSSNHQERSHSRSSSRIKSSSSNCQDKSHSKSSSRYNFSNREVKSRSRSNSRINSSNCQDRSRSRSNSRINSNSSHQTSLHDEYGRKRKYKTKHYEEPSRKSPSKLFADSAEEGAKKKNKKHHKRFKRKSRSPSVDDKSEGHSRKHHKKKKKKHKRKSKRHNSEGRVGKHSPVLITITSDSDNADPNEPSTSNVCAASSTFTIANSATETHPPKSSFLDMEQQSTAGTEYSSVGDAGNHIQTD